A region of Streptomyces sp. NBC_01788 DNA encodes the following proteins:
- a CDS encoding carboxylesterase/lipase family protein, protein MTPRTTVCTTEQGAVRGRLSTAADGGVASFLGIPYAAPPFGPRRFLAPGPPEPWAGVRDATAYGPTAPHAPYVPPFDALIPENDIPGEDCLNLNIWTPAPERGAGLPVMVWLHGGAFSNGSGSASGYDGGAFARGGVVCVTLNYRLGSDGFLHLPGVPDNRGLLDQVAALRWIRANIASFGGDPDRVTVFGESAGAMGIGVLLSTGLARGLFHRAILQSGACHHFLRPSSAALIASRLAAKLGIEATPEAFAGVPLADLLPAQAQLRAEVSARPDPALWGEAVLNMMPFEPVTAGLSLPGSDCGVDLLVGSNREEHRLFLVPTGLLERISEAGLHTAATAYGLDPAKALPVYRATRPAATAGELLSALATDWFYRIPAIRLAESVPGSRVYEFAWRSPQFAGRLGACHALELPFVFNRLQDPSYTPLVGPHPPQPLADAMHEAWLSFAKTGNPGWPAYDTATRTTMVFANAPVCEDDPRGQERLLWDGVR, encoded by the coding sequence ATGACACCACGCACCACGGTATGCACCACCGAACAGGGCGCCGTCCGCGGCAGGCTTTCCACCGCCGCGGACGGCGGCGTGGCGTCCTTCCTCGGCATCCCGTACGCCGCCCCGCCGTTCGGCCCCCGCCGCTTCCTGGCACCGGGCCCGCCCGAGCCCTGGGCGGGCGTGCGCGACGCCACGGCCTACGGCCCGACCGCGCCGCACGCGCCCTACGTGCCGCCCTTCGACGCCCTCATCCCGGAGAACGACATCCCCGGCGAGGACTGTCTGAACCTCAACATCTGGACACCCGCCCCGGAGCGTGGGGCCGGCCTGCCGGTGATGGTGTGGCTGCACGGCGGGGCGTTCTCCAACGGCTCCGGCTCGGCGTCGGGGTACGACGGCGGCGCCTTCGCCCGTGGCGGGGTCGTCTGCGTCACCCTCAACTACCGCCTGGGCTCGGACGGTTTCCTCCACCTTCCCGGTGTGCCGGACAACCGCGGGCTGCTGGACCAGGTGGCCGCCCTGCGCTGGATCCGGGCCAACATCGCCTCCTTCGGCGGCGACCCCGACCGGGTGACGGTCTTCGGCGAGTCGGCGGGCGCGATGGGCATCGGCGTCCTGCTGTCAACGGGCCTGGCCCGCGGGCTGTTCCACCGGGCGATCCTGCAGAGCGGCGCCTGCCACCACTTCCTGCGCCCGTCCTCGGCGGCCCTGATCGCGTCCCGGCTGGCCGCGAAGCTCGGCATCGAGGCGACTCCGGAGGCCTTCGCCGGGGTCCCCCTGGCCGACCTCCTCCCCGCCCAGGCGCAGCTCCGCGCGGAGGTGAGCGCCCGCCCGGACCCGGCCCTGTGGGGCGAGGCGGTGCTCAACATGATGCCGTTCGAACCGGTCACGGCCGGCCTGTCCCTGCCCGGCTCCGACTGCGGAGTCGACCTCCTGGTCGGCAGCAACCGCGAGGAGCACCGCCTGTTCCTGGTCCCCACGGGCCTCCTGGAGAGGATCTCCGAAGCCGGCCTCCACACCGCGGCGACGGCCTACGGCCTCGACCCGGCCAAGGCCCTCCCGGTCTACCGGGCGACCCGCCCCGCCGCCACCGCGGGCGAACTCCTCTCCGCGCTGGCGACGGACTGGTTCTACCGCATCCCCGCCATTCGCCTGGCCGAGTCGGTCCCGGGCTCCCGCGTCTACGAATTCGCCTGGCGCTCCCCGCAGTTCGCGGGCCGCCTGGGCGCCTGCCACGCCCTGGAACTCCCCTTCGTCTTCAACCGCCTCCAGGACCCTTCGTACACCCCCCTGGTGGGCCCCCACCCACCCCAGCCTCTCGCGGACGCGATGCACGAGGCCTGGCTCTCCTTCGCGAAGACCGGCAACCCCGGCTGGCCCGCCTACGACACGGCCACCCGCACCACGATGGTCTTCGCGAACGCCCCCGTGTGTGAGGACGACCCGCGCGGGCAGGAACGCCTGCTCTGGGACGGCGTGCGCTGA
- a CDS encoding alpha/beta fold hydrolase yields the protein MTSSIRTRPVPTDRLTVQVTDLRDEGEPVVFVHGNVSSAAFWHPTMALLPERYRPIALDLRGFGGTDPLPIDATRGLRDHADDLAALLAALGIDRAHLVGWSMGGGVIMQYLSDHPAAVRSLTLVNPVSPYGFGGTHGVDGTLNSEDGAGSGGGTANPEFVALLAKGERGEDSPVTPRSVLANCYVKPPWRPEGEHEDAYVDSMLTTRTGDDHYPGDSVPSTAWPGVAPGTRGVLNCLSPLYFRLDELHLVEPRPPVLWIRGEDDVIVSDTSMFDLAHLGAIGAVPGWDGTPAQPMVAQTRHVLDRYAAHGGTVREVAVPDAGHAVHLERPEEFGAALLGILTA from the coding sequence ATGACCAGCAGCATCCGCACCCGCCCGGTACCCACCGACCGCCTGACCGTCCAGGTCACCGACCTCCGGGACGAGGGCGAACCGGTCGTCTTCGTCCACGGCAACGTCTCCTCCGCCGCCTTCTGGCACCCCACCATGGCCCTGCTGCCGGAGCGATACCGGCCCATCGCGCTGGACCTGCGCGGTTTCGGCGGCACCGACCCGCTGCCCATCGACGCCACGCGCGGCCTGCGCGACCACGCCGACGACCTCGCCGCGCTGCTGGCGGCCCTCGGGATCGACCGGGCGCACCTGGTGGGCTGGTCCATGGGCGGGGGCGTGATCATGCAGTACCTGAGCGACCACCCGGCCGCGGTGCGCTCCCTGACCCTGGTCAACCCGGTCTCCCCGTACGGCTTCGGCGGCACGCACGGGGTGGACGGAACCCTCAACTCCGAGGACGGGGCGGGCTCGGGCGGCGGCACGGCCAACCCGGAGTTCGTCGCGCTGCTGGCCAAGGGCGAGCGCGGTGAGGACTCCCCGGTGACGCCCCGCTCCGTCCTGGCGAACTGCTACGTCAAGCCGCCGTGGCGCCCCGAGGGCGAGCACGAGGACGCCTACGTCGACTCCATGCTCACCACCCGGACCGGCGACGACCACTACCCGGGCGACAGCGTGCCGTCGACGGCCTGGCCGGGCGTGGCCCCCGGCACCCGGGGTGTCCTCAACTGCCTTTCCCCGCTGTACTTCCGCCTCGACGAGCTGCACCTGGTCGAGCCCAGGCCGCCGGTGCTGTGGATCCGCGGCGAGGACGACGTGATCGTCTCGGACACCTCGATGTTCGACCTGGCGCACCTGGGCGCGATCGGCGCGGTGCCCGGCTGGGACGGAACGCCCGCCCAGCCGATGGTGGCGCAGACCCGCCACGTCCTGGACCGCTACGCGGCGCACGGCGGCACGGTCCGCGAGGTCGCCGTCCCCGACGCCGGGCACGCGGTGCACCTGGAACGCCCGGAGGAGTTCGGCGCGGCCCTGCTGGGGATCCTCACGGCATGA
- a CDS encoding esterase/lipase family protein — MPNRRSRAGRWRMLLALLMAVAAGPVAGAGTASAAEAPPSYLTLEASYGAGTVTNGWERVERYLDTTPGFRTDGYPADGRGDQDGKRVTYFGGVSRPSSSRFLLYSAPGWNTGSRTTPVLLVHGANDTADRAWANPGESGGYGCGALSCPSNGLMQYLSARGHRVFAVGFAHKQGDNLMQAQIVGDAIAAIKAKLGVTKVDLVGWSKGEMSTRAYVSSLKPSWGRAYAGDVRRLITVGGPNGGYDYPYAHGWAHDFSIWPECGGTVNAPSPHSRMTCYGLYTAHPEFSMTPSGGYDNYPGQRQMLARWDGRYGVDGAAQDWYTTYYGGQGFYTAGSGIQAAIDAGSLIKPLHDAGVPASVTTYLLAGGSPTVVGIFNENRGPSDGVVFIASALDTTGIPTVGGTATVAGANHLELGWNGSAADRIATWLS, encoded by the coding sequence ATGCCGAACAGACGAAGCCGTGCGGGCCGGTGGCGGATGCTGCTCGCCCTGCTGATGGCGGTGGCGGCCGGACCGGTGGCCGGCGCCGGCACCGCGTCGGCCGCCGAAGCGCCGCCGTCGTACCTCACCCTTGAGGCGAGTTACGGGGCCGGCACCGTCACCAACGGCTGGGAGCGCGTGGAGCGCTACCTCGACACCACCCCCGGGTTCCGCACCGACGGCTACCCGGCCGACGGACGCGGCGACCAGGACGGGAAGCGCGTCACGTACTTCGGCGGGGTCTCCCGCCCGTCCTCCAGCCGCTTCCTGCTCTACTCGGCCCCCGGCTGGAACACCGGCAGCCGCACCACACCGGTCCTGCTCGTGCACGGCGCCAACGACACCGCGGACCGCGCCTGGGCCAACCCGGGCGAGTCGGGCGGCTACGGCTGCGGCGCCCTGTCCTGCCCGTCCAACGGGCTGATGCAGTACCTGTCCGCACGCGGTCACCGCGTCTTCGCCGTCGGCTTCGCGCACAAGCAGGGCGACAACCTGATGCAGGCGCAGATCGTCGGCGACGCCATCGCCGCCATCAAGGCGAAGCTCGGCGTCACCAAGGTCGACCTCGTCGGCTGGAGCAAGGGCGAGATGTCGACCCGCGCGTACGTGTCGTCGCTGAAGCCGAGCTGGGGGCGGGCGTACGCCGGTGACGTGCGCAGGCTGATCACGGTGGGCGGCCCCAACGGCGGCTACGACTACCCGTACGCGCACGGCTGGGCGCACGACTTCTCCATCTGGCCCGAGTGCGGCGGCACGGTCAACGCGCCCTCCCCGCACTCGCGGATGACCTGCTACGGCCTGTACACCGCACACCCCGAGTTCTCGATGACGCCCTCCGGCGGCTACGACAACTACCCGGGCCAGCGGCAGATGCTGGCCCGCTGGGACGGCAGGTACGGAGTCGACGGCGCCGCGCAGGACTGGTACACGACGTACTACGGCGGCCAGGGCTTCTACACCGCCGGCAGCGGCATCCAGGCCGCCATCGACGCCGGTTCGCTGATCAAGCCGCTGCACGACGCCGGCGTACCCGCCTCCGTCACCACCTATCTGCTGGCCGGCGGATCCCCCACCGTCGTCGGCATCTTCAACGAGAACCGCGGGCCGAGCGACGGTGTCGTCTTCATCGCCAGCGCGCTCGACACCACGGGCATCCCCACGGTCGGCGGCACCGCCACCGTCGCCGGGGCCAACCACCTGGAACTGGGCTGGAACGGCTCGGCCGCCGACCGGATCGCCACTTGGCTCTCGTAA
- a CDS encoding MFS transporter — protein sequence MPDRTHQPDPRNARRAALAALAGTSIEWYDFYAFATAAAIVFNDVFFPADMPSLLKTLSAFGTFAVGFLLRPLGGVVFGHIGDRVGRKKTLVITLLMMGIASFAIGLLPTYAQVGALAPVLLIVLRLVQGIAIGGEWGGAVLIAVENAPKDRRTFFGSFAQLGSSVGALLSTGAFSLMNLFGHDAFLSWGWRVPFLASSVLVAIGLVIRVKLEDSPVMSEVREEREESGTEAKLPVAEVLQKAWRTVLVGVFALATATGGYYVVTSYLLSYGTGHLHLSESMLLNGLTLAAFLELLVTPGLAWIGDRVGAHKVVIAGLAGVVVLAAPQFMVMGTGSVFLIYLMMLAMRFVMSALYGPIAAILAEGFEPHVRYTGISLSYQVCNLIFGGFAPVACVSLAALAGGHYWPPAVLLMVISAIGIWCTGRLHIARLRREAAQPAATKADPVPAVS from the coding sequence ATGCCGGACCGCACCCACCAGCCCGATCCGAGAAACGCGCGCAGAGCCGCGCTGGCCGCCCTGGCCGGCACCTCGATCGAGTGGTACGACTTCTACGCCTTCGCCACCGCCGCGGCCATCGTCTTCAACGACGTGTTCTTCCCCGCGGACATGCCCTCGCTGCTCAAGACCCTGTCCGCCTTCGGCACGTTCGCCGTCGGCTTCCTGCTGCGCCCGCTCGGCGGCGTGGTGTTCGGGCACATCGGTGACCGGGTGGGACGCAAGAAGACCCTCGTCATCACCCTGCTGATGATGGGCATCGCGTCCTTCGCCATCGGCCTGCTGCCGACCTACGCCCAGGTCGGCGCCCTGGCTCCGGTCCTGCTCATCGTCCTGCGCCTGGTCCAGGGCATCGCGATCGGCGGCGAGTGGGGCGGCGCGGTGCTGATCGCGGTGGAGAACGCCCCGAAGGACAGGAGGACCTTCTTCGGCTCGTTCGCCCAGCTCGGTTCGTCCGTCGGCGCCCTGCTGTCCACCGGCGCCTTCAGCCTGATGAACCTCTTCGGCCACGACGCGTTCCTCAGCTGGGGCTGGCGCGTGCCGTTCCTCGCCTCCTCCGTGCTCGTCGCCATCGGACTCGTCATCCGCGTCAAGCTCGAGGACTCCCCGGTGATGTCCGAGGTGCGCGAGGAGCGCGAGGAGAGCGGGACCGAGGCCAAGCTGCCGGTGGCGGAAGTGCTCCAGAAGGCCTGGCGCACCGTGCTGGTCGGCGTCTTCGCCCTGGCCACGGCCACCGGCGGCTACTACGTGGTGACCAGCTACCTGCTGTCCTACGGCACCGGGCACCTGCACCTGTCCGAGTCGATGCTGCTCAACGGCCTGACACTGGCGGCCTTCCTCGAACTGCTGGTGACCCCGGGCCTGGCCTGGATCGGCGACCGCGTCGGCGCGCACAAGGTCGTCATCGCCGGGCTCGCCGGAGTCGTGGTCCTGGCCGCACCGCAGTTCATGGTGATGGGCACGGGCAGCGTCTTCCTGATCTACCTGATGATGCTCGCGATGCGGTTCGTGATGTCGGCCCTGTACGGACCGATCGCCGCGATCCTCGCCGAGGGTTTCGAACCGCACGTCCGCTACACCGGGATCTCCCTGTCGTACCAGGTCTGCAACCTGATCTTCGGCGGCTTCGCGCCGGTTGCCTGCGTGTCCCTGGCCGCGCTGGCGGGCGGCCACTACTGGCCCCCGGCCGTCCTGCTGATGGTCATCTCGGCGATCGGCATCTGGTGCACGGGGCGACTGCACATCGCCCGCCTGCGGCGGGAGGCCGCTCAGCCGGCCGCCACGAAGGCGGATCCAGTGCCGGCGGTCTCCTGA
- a CDS encoding amidohydrolase, with protein sequence MHHPLDAPDRTLLVTGAAVAAAGTATRAEALAVRGDRIVHVGTADDARAALGRVDRELKLDGGLVHPGFVDAHCHPVMYGQALAWVDCRPERVPDIDTLVDVLREAARTLPAGVPVRGFGYEHRRLAERRHPTRHDLDRVADDREVYVMNASGHGGVVNSHTLRTCGITAGTPDPEGGSIGRFDSGEPDGQLWDAACDLLTGPGGVKIGNHGPNFHLTEPDAVMADHLARAQEVFLAAGVTTVGDAQASRREMETYLRAQESGSLRMRVSAYLTSALLDTALELGVVHGFGGDLFRVQGVKFYADGTLGGWTAYFPEGYAADCCHHGQLYHSVEEYAEIVARAHRAGLQTATHAQSPYAIGMVLDAVEKAQADRPRPDMRHRIEHSGLPTDEQIERMGALGVVPVMQPQHHLRTGDGTLTAVGELGHRYNPAGRCLTAGVPVVFSSDAPVAPPAPLEAVSAAATRRTVLGTVLGDETLRMPVADGLHAHTAAAARALHREHAVGSLAPGMLADFVVLDADPLQTAAGELAGIGVRETWIGGTRAWAAPGR encoded by the coding sequence ATGCACCACCCCCTCGACGCCCCCGACCGCACCCTGCTGGTAACCGGTGCCGCGGTCGCCGCCGCCGGCACCGCGACCCGCGCGGAAGCCCTGGCCGTGCGCGGCGACCGGATCGTGCACGTCGGCACCGCCGACGACGCCCGCGCCGCGCTCGGCCGCGTGGACCGCGAGCTGAAGCTCGACGGCGGTCTGGTCCACCCCGGCTTCGTCGACGCGCACTGCCACCCGGTGATGTACGGCCAGGCCCTGGCCTGGGTCGACTGCCGGCCCGAGCGCGTACCGGACATCGACACCCTCGTCGACGTGCTGCGCGAGGCCGCTCGCACCCTGCCCGCCGGAGTCCCGGTGCGCGGATTCGGCTACGAGCACCGCCGCCTCGCCGAACGCCGCCACCCGACCCGCCACGACCTCGACCGCGTCGCCGACGACCGCGAGGTCTACGTCATGAACGCTTCCGGCCACGGCGGCGTCGTCAACTCCCACACGCTGCGGACCTGCGGCATCACGGCCGGCACCCCGGATCCCGAGGGGGGCAGCATCGGCCGTTTCGACTCCGGCGAGCCCGACGGACAGCTGTGGGACGCCGCGTGCGACCTGCTCACCGGGCCGGGCGGGGTGAAGATCGGCAACCACGGCCCGAACTTCCACCTCACCGAGCCGGACGCCGTCATGGCCGACCACCTGGCGCGCGCCCAGGAGGTCTTCCTGGCCGCCGGTGTCACCACGGTCGGCGACGCGCAGGCCTCGCGCCGTGAGATGGAGACCTATCTGCGGGCGCAGGAGTCCGGCTCCCTGCGCATGCGGGTGTCGGCGTACCTCACCTCCGCGCTGCTGGACACCGCGCTCGAACTCGGCGTCGTCCACGGCTTCGGCGGTGACCTGTTCCGGGTGCAGGGCGTGAAGTTCTACGCGGACGGCACGCTGGGCGGCTGGACCGCCTACTTCCCCGAGGGCTACGCCGCCGACTGCTGCCATCACGGGCAGCTGTACCACTCGGTCGAGGAGTACGCGGAGATCGTCGCGCGGGCCCACCGGGCGGGTCTGCAGACCGCGACGCACGCCCAGTCGCCGTACGCCATCGGGATGGTCCTCGACGCGGTCGAGAAGGCGCAGGCGGACCGGCCCCGGCCGGACATGCGGCACCGTATCGAGCACAGCGGCCTGCCCACCGACGAGCAGATCGAGCGCATGGGCGCCCTGGGTGTCGTCCCGGTGATGCAGCCGCAGCACCACCTGCGGACCGGCGACGGCACGCTGACCGCCGTCGGTGAACTCGGCCACCGCTACAACCCCGCGGGCCGGTGCCTCACGGCCGGCGTTCCGGTCGTCTTCAGCTCCGACGCGCCGGTCGCCCCGCCCGCCCCGCTGGAGGCGGTCTCCGCGGCCGCCACCCGGCGCACGGTCCTGGGCACCGTGCTGGGCGACGAGACCCTGCGGATGCCGGTCGCCGACGGCCTGCACGCGCACACCGCCGCGGCCGCCCGCGCCCTGCACCGCGAGCACGCGGTGGGCTCGCTGGCGCCGGGCATGCTCGCCGACTTCGTCGTCCTCGACGCCGACCCCCTGCAGACCGCGGCCGGCGAACTCGCCGGCATCGGCGTGCGTGAGACCTGGATCGGCGGCACCCGCGCCTGGGCGGCCCCCGGCCGCTGA